One Danio aesculapii chromosome 11, fDanAes4.1, whole genome shotgun sequence genomic region harbors:
- the trmt1 gene encoding tRNA (guanine(26)-N(2))-dimethyltransferase isoform X2: MDSNTESRDSSSITTDEPMQDTSLQLPSSSTESSQTSSTDPGLLPGETVVREGKAAILFPNANEVFYNPVQEFNRDLTCAVITEFARDQLAQRGVRILVPGEKDRVVVQLSEEKNGAGDQEAPEQPEQEHPKEEEAAEKEYITATVGERCEQGLRVLEGLAASGLRSVRFALEVPGLKSITANDYSAKAAALIARNAQHNNVTHILQASQRDASMVMYEARGRKERYDVIDLDPYGSPSPFLDAAVQAVSEGGLLCITCTDMAVMAGNSGETCYSKYGSVSIKSKYCHEMALRIILHSLDQRAAVYQRYIEPLLSVSVDFYIRVFVRVKTGQVIVKNSASKQALLYNCVGCGAFHLQRMGKRINQGKHMKYSAATGPPVGPNCEHCGQRHQLGGPAWAEPLHDITFVQKVLGAVSGNPTRFRTSKRIEGMLSMVTEELQDVPLYYALDHLSSTLHSSTPPMMQFRSALLHAGYRVSFSHACKNAVKTDAPAGVLWDIMRCWERSNPVKRERLSETSPAHHILSKETTLEACFEIREDANPQSRKRHLTRFQENPQANWGPKARAKAGGGISSELEDKRKQFQGKRKKPITHSSQLKSFPCKKFRKGTCTLGDKCCYSHQQEKEAEEKLD; the protein is encoded by the exons ATGGACAGTAATACAGAATCCCGAGACTCCAGCAGTATCACTACAGATGAACCAATGCAAGACACAAGCCTCCAGCTCCCATCCAGCTCCACAGAAAGCAGTCAGACATCATCTACAGATCCTGGGCTTTTACCAGGAGAGACTGTGGTCAGGGAGGGAAAGGCTGCTATTTTATTCCCAAATGCTAATGAGGTTTTTTACAACCCAGTTCAAGAGTTCAACCGAGATTTAac TTGTGCGGTGATCACTGAGTTTGCTCGGGATCAGCTGGCTCAGAGGGGCGTCCGGATCCTGGTCCCGGGTGAGAAAGACAGAGTCGTAGTTCAGCTCTCAGAGGAGAAGAACGGTGCGGGAGATCAGGAGGCACCAGAGCAGCCTGAACAAGAGCATCCAAAGGAAGAAGAAGCTGCTGAGAAAGAGTACATAACTGCAACTGTTGGAGAAAGATGTGAG CAAGGTCTGCGTGTGCTGGAGGGTCTGGCAGCCTCAGGTCTGCGTTCTGTACGTTTTGCTCTGGAAGTTCCTGGCCTGAAGAGCATCACTGCTAATGATTACTCTGCTAAAGCTGCTGCTCTGATCGCCCGCAATGCACAACACAACAACGTGACCCACATCCTGCAGGCCAGCCAAAGAGATGCCAG TATGGTGATGTATGAGGCACGAGGGAGGAAGGAGCGATATGATGTCATCGATCTGGACCCTTATGGCAGCCCGTCTCCATTTCTGGATGCCGCCGTCCAGGCCGTCAGTGAAGGAG GGCTGCTGTGCATCACCTGTACAGACATGGCAGTCATGGCTGGAAACAGCGGAGAGACCTGCTATAGCAAATATGGCTCAGTGTCCATCAAGTCCAAATATTGCCATGAGATG GCTCTGCGTATAATCCTGCACAGTTTGGATCAGCGAGCAGCCGTGTATCAGAGATATATTGAGCCTCTGCTGAGCGTCAGTGTGGATTTCTACATTCGTGTGTTCGTCAGAGTCAAAACAGGCCAGGTTATCGTCAAAAACTCTGCAAG tAAACAGGCGCTGCTGTATAACTGTGTCGGCTGTGGTGCATTTCATCTGCAGAGGATGGGGAAGAGGATAAACCAAGGCAAACA TATGAAGTATTCAGCAGCCACTGGTCCACCTGTAGGACCAAACTGTGAACACTGTGGACAGAGACATCAG TTGGGTGGTCCTGCCTGGGCGGAGCCTCTTCATGACATCACCTTTGTTCAGAAGGTTCTGGGTGCTGTTTCAGGAAACCCCACTCGCTTCAGAACGTCAAAGCGGATCGAAGGAATGCTCAGCATGGTGACTGAG GAACTGCAGGATGTTCCTCTGTACTACGCTTTAGATCATTTGAGCAGCACCCTTCATAGCAGTACACCACCCATGATGCAGTTCAG GTCAGCCCTCCTGCATGCTGGATACAGAGTGTCTTTCTCTCACGCCTGTAAGAACGCAGTGAAGACCGATGCTCCCGCAGGGGTGTTATGGGATATCATGCGCTGCTGG GAAAGGTCTAATCCTGTGAAGAGAGAGCGATTATCAGAAACCAGTCCTGCTCACCACATTCTCTCCAAAGAGACAAC TCTTGAAGCCTGTTTTGAGATCAGAGAGGACGCAAACCCTCAGTCACGGAAACGTCACCTCACCCGGTTCCAGGAGAATCCACAAGCCAACTGGGGACCAAAAGCACGTGCCAAAGCTGG TGGAGGAATCTCCTCAGAGCTCGAGGACAAAAGAAAACAGTTTCAGGGGAAAAGGAAGAAACCGATCACACACTCCTCTCAACTCAAGAGTTTCCCCTGTAAGAAGTTTCGCAAG GGAACATGCACACTAGGAGACAAATGCTGCTATTCACATCAGCAGGAGAAGGAAGCTGAGGAAAAGCTGGATTAA
- the trmt1 gene encoding tRNA (guanine(26)-N(2))-dimethyltransferase isoform X1: MLVCTVLQLSLKCSGLSSAFPKHRSVLQILPTARTCVFTKFRTMDSNTESRDSSSITTDEPMQDTSLQLPSSSTESSQTSSTDPGLLPGETVVREGKAAILFPNANEVFYNPVQEFNRDLTCAVITEFARDQLAQRGVRILVPGEKDRVVVQLSEEKNGAGDQEAPEQPEQEHPKEEEAAEKEYITATVGERCEQGLRVLEGLAASGLRSVRFALEVPGLKSITANDYSAKAAALIARNAQHNNVTHILQASQRDASMVMYEARGRKERYDVIDLDPYGSPSPFLDAAVQAVSEGGLLCITCTDMAVMAGNSGETCYSKYGSVSIKSKYCHEMALRIILHSLDQRAAVYQRYIEPLLSVSVDFYIRVFVRVKTGQVIVKNSASKQALLYNCVGCGAFHLQRMGKRINQGKHMKYSAATGPPVGPNCEHCGQRHQLGGPAWAEPLHDITFVQKVLGAVSGNPTRFRTSKRIEGMLSMVTEELQDVPLYYALDHLSSTLHSSTPPMMQFRSALLHAGYRVSFSHACKNAVKTDAPAGVLWDIMRCWERSNPVKRERLSETSPAHHILSKETTLEACFEIREDANPQSRKRHLTRFQENPQANWGPKARAKAGGGISSELEDKRKQFQGKRKKPITHSSQLKSFPCKKFRKGTCTLGDKCCYSHQQEKEAEEKLD, encoded by the exons ATGTTAGTATGTACTGTTCTTCAGCTATCCTTAAAGTGTTCTGGTTTGTCATCAGCATTTCCTAAGCACAGATCCGTCCTCCAGATCCTTCCTACAGCACGCACCTGTGTCTTCACAAAATTCAGGACAATGGACAGTAATACAGAATCCCGAGACTCCAGCAGTATCACTACAGATGAACCAATGCAAGACACAAGCCTCCAGCTCCCATCCAGCTCCACAGAAAGCAGTCAGACATCATCTACAGATCCTGGGCTTTTACCAGGAGAGACTGTGGTCAGGGAGGGAAAGGCTGCTATTTTATTCCCAAATGCTAATGAGGTTTTTTACAACCCAGTTCAAGAGTTCAACCGAGATTTAac TTGTGCGGTGATCACTGAGTTTGCTCGGGATCAGCTGGCTCAGAGGGGCGTCCGGATCCTGGTCCCGGGTGAGAAAGACAGAGTCGTAGTTCAGCTCTCAGAGGAGAAGAACGGTGCGGGAGATCAGGAGGCACCAGAGCAGCCTGAACAAGAGCATCCAAAGGAAGAAGAAGCTGCTGAGAAAGAGTACATAACTGCAACTGTTGGAGAAAGATGTGAG CAAGGTCTGCGTGTGCTGGAGGGTCTGGCAGCCTCAGGTCTGCGTTCTGTACGTTTTGCTCTGGAAGTTCCTGGCCTGAAGAGCATCACTGCTAATGATTACTCTGCTAAAGCTGCTGCTCTGATCGCCCGCAATGCACAACACAACAACGTGACCCACATCCTGCAGGCCAGCCAAAGAGATGCCAG TATGGTGATGTATGAGGCACGAGGGAGGAAGGAGCGATATGATGTCATCGATCTGGACCCTTATGGCAGCCCGTCTCCATTTCTGGATGCCGCCGTCCAGGCCGTCAGTGAAGGAG GGCTGCTGTGCATCACCTGTACAGACATGGCAGTCATGGCTGGAAACAGCGGAGAGACCTGCTATAGCAAATATGGCTCAGTGTCCATCAAGTCCAAATATTGCCATGAGATG GCTCTGCGTATAATCCTGCACAGTTTGGATCAGCGAGCAGCCGTGTATCAGAGATATATTGAGCCTCTGCTGAGCGTCAGTGTGGATTTCTACATTCGTGTGTTCGTCAGAGTCAAAACAGGCCAGGTTATCGTCAAAAACTCTGCAAG tAAACAGGCGCTGCTGTATAACTGTGTCGGCTGTGGTGCATTTCATCTGCAGAGGATGGGGAAGAGGATAAACCAAGGCAAACA TATGAAGTATTCAGCAGCCACTGGTCCACCTGTAGGACCAAACTGTGAACACTGTGGACAGAGACATCAG TTGGGTGGTCCTGCCTGGGCGGAGCCTCTTCATGACATCACCTTTGTTCAGAAGGTTCTGGGTGCTGTTTCAGGAAACCCCACTCGCTTCAGAACGTCAAAGCGGATCGAAGGAATGCTCAGCATGGTGACTGAG GAACTGCAGGATGTTCCTCTGTACTACGCTTTAGATCATTTGAGCAGCACCCTTCATAGCAGTACACCACCCATGATGCAGTTCAG GTCAGCCCTCCTGCATGCTGGATACAGAGTGTCTTTCTCTCACGCCTGTAAGAACGCAGTGAAGACCGATGCTCCCGCAGGGGTGTTATGGGATATCATGCGCTGCTGG GAAAGGTCTAATCCTGTGAAGAGAGAGCGATTATCAGAAACCAGTCCTGCTCACCACATTCTCTCCAAAGAGACAAC TCTTGAAGCCTGTTTTGAGATCAGAGAGGACGCAAACCCTCAGTCACGGAAACGTCACCTCACCCGGTTCCAGGAGAATCCACAAGCCAACTGGGGACCAAAAGCACGTGCCAAAGCTGG TGGAGGAATCTCCTCAGAGCTCGAGGACAAAAGAAAACAGTTTCAGGGGAAAAGGAAGAAACCGATCACACACTCCTCTCAACTCAAGAGTTTCCCCTGTAAGAAGTTTCGCAAG GGAACATGCACACTAGGAGACAAATGCTGCTATTCACATCAGCAGGAGAAGGAAGCTGAGGAAAAGCTGGATTAA